A single Ignavibacteriales bacterium DNA region contains:
- a CDS encoding thioredoxin family protein, with protein MKKVVFLILLALLPLQQDEAEATLRKDDKPLVTFIELGSVNCIPCKQMVPVMKSLEKRYGSQIKVIFYDVWTKEQKHYASMYKIRLIPTQVFLDKNGKEFHRHEGFYPEEEIDKILKSKGLRPAV; from the coding sequence ATGAAAAAAGTTGTATTCCTCATTCTTTTGGCATTGCTGCCGCTTCAGCAGGATGAAGCCGAAGCAACACTAAGGAAAGATGACAAACCTCTGGTAACCTTTATTGAGCTTGGATCTGTAAACTGTATTCCCTGCAAGCAGATGGTCCCCGTTATGAAATCACTGGAGAAGCGGTACGGTTCTCAAATTAAGGTGATTTTTTATGATGTCTGGACAAAAGAACAGAAGCACTATGCTTCAATGTATAAAATCCGGCTGATTCCGACGCAGGTTTTTCTTGACAAAAACGGCAAAGAGTTTCACCGTCATGAGGGATTTTATCCGGAGGAGGAGATTGATAAAATTCTGAAGAGCAAGGGACTAAGGCCTGCCGTCTGA
- a CDS encoding TM0996/MTH895 family glutaredoxin-like protein — MISVKILGTGCKKCHTLEANVRALIEKHQIDAIVEKVTDINQMVEYGIMMTPGLVVNEKVVSYGVIPKEAQLLNWLKG; from the coding sequence ATGATTTCAGTTAAAATATTAGGCACGGGATGCAAAAAGTGCCACACACTCGAAGCTAACGTCCGCGCGCTTATCGAAAAGCATCAGATAGATGCAATTGTTGAGAAGGTTACAGATATTAACCAAATGGTTGAGTACGGAATAATGATGACTCCCGGTCTTGTGGTGAATGAAAAAGTTGTAAGCTATGGCGTTATTCCTAAAGAAGCTCAGCTGTTAAACTGGCTGAAAGGATAG
- a CDS encoding TM0996/MTH895 family glutaredoxin-like protein — translation MLDIKVLGPGCANCVRLEGLVKEVVTENNLEAQIEKITDREKFADFGIMMTPGLVVNGKVLVSGKIPVKSTLTHWLTEMV, via the coding sequence ATGTTAGACATTAAAGTATTAGGTCCGGGATGCGCAAACTGCGTGAGACTTGAAGGGCTGGTTAAAGAAGTAGTTACTGAAAACAATCTTGAAGCACAGATAGAAAAAATAACTGACCGGGAAAAATTTGCAGATTTTGGCATTATGATGACACCAGGCTTAGTGGTGAACGGCAAAGTGCTTGTCAGCGGGAAAATCCCTGTTAAATCGACACTTACTCACTGGCTGACGGAAATGGTTTAA
- a CDS encoding permease: protein MDWKAQYKSFLWITGFFLFAYFMPVEGEVFRNAVIDAFSLAKWYAREHVLLCLVPAFFIAGVIAVFISQNAVIKYFGAKAKRWAAYSVAAVSGTVLAVCSCTILPLFSSIHKRGAGLGPAIAFLYSGPAINILAIILTARILGFELGVARVIGAVTFSIVIGSIMAYIYRDEEKEKSAAQLLLPEIEEERPFWQITLHFFILVAILVFVNWGKPAGDTGGFWYYMFAAKWFITAAFGLAFAASMIYIIKINKWHVIAGTLLVTLAGYFFYDTPEVPFITAVIATTIALSLSKDEPNQWLGETWGFARQIMPLLGAGVLVAGFFLGSAEGNGGIIPKEWIQSLLGGNSVWANFFASFAGAFMYFATLTEIPIIQGLLNSGMGKGPALALLLAGPALSLPNMLVIQSVIGTQKTVVYVSLVVVMATISGMVFGAFF, encoded by the coding sequence ATGGACTGGAAAGCACAATACAAATCGTTTCTCTGGATAACAGGATTTTTCCTCTTTGCTTATTTCATGCCTGTTGAAGGGGAGGTCTTCAGGAATGCGGTCATTGATGCCTTTTCACTTGCAAAGTGGTATGCCCGGGAGCATGTTCTTCTCTGCCTGGTTCCGGCATTCTTCATCGCCGGAGTAATAGCAGTATTTATCAGCCAGAATGCTGTAATAAAATACTTCGGCGCAAAAGCAAAGAGGTGGGCAGCATATTCCGTTGCAGCGGTATCCGGAACGGTGCTTGCTGTCTGTTCGTGCACTATCCTTCCGCTTTTCTCAAGCATTCACAAGCGGGGCGCGGGGCTGGGGCCGGCTATAGCATTTCTCTATTCAGGACCGGCTATCAATATCCTTGCTATTATACTCACCGCGCGCATCCTGGGTTTTGAGCTTGGCGTTGCCCGCGTTATAGGCGCAGTCACCTTCAGCATCGTGATCGGCTCGATTATGGCCTATATATACCGTGATGAAGAAAAGGAAAAGTCAGCGGCGCAGTTATTGCTGCCCGAAATTGAGGAGGAACGGCCGTTCTGGCAGATCACACTTCATTTTTTCATCCTTGTTGCCATTCTGGTATTTGTAAACTGGGGAAAACCAGCCGGTGATACCGGGGGCTTCTGGTATTATATGTTCGCCGCTAAGTGGTTCATCACGGCTGCATTCGGACTTGCCTTTGCCGCTTCAATGATATATATCATCAAAATAAACAAATGGCATGTTATTGCCGGGACGCTGCTTGTCACCCTGGCGGGTTACTTTTTTTATGATACTCCGGAAGTTCCTTTCATAACCGCAGTCATTGCCACAACTATTGCGCTCAGCCTGAGCAAGGATGAACCAAATCAGTGGCTTGGCGAGACATGGGGCTTTGCACGCCAGATTATGCCGCTGCTGGGTGCAGGTGTTTTGGTTGCCGGATTTTTTCTCGGAAGCGCTGAAGGAAACGGCGGAATTATTCCGAAGGAATGGATACAAAGTTTACTCGGCGGAAACTCAGTCTGGGCAAACTTTTTTGCATCCTTCGCCGGAGCATTTATGTATTTCGCGACGCTGACGGAAATCCCCATCATTCAGGGGCTTCTGAACAGCGGTATGGGCAAAGGCCCGGCGCTCGCACTTCTGCTTGCGGGTCCGGCACTTTCACTTCCGAACATGCTGGTTATACAAAGCGTTATCGGAACGCAAAAAACCGTTGTATATGTGTCGCTGGTAGTAGTTATGGCTACCATAAGCGGAATGGTGTTTGGAGCATTTTTTTAG
- a CDS encoding winged helix-turn-helix transcriptional regulator, translating to MNTYNEHKIAELFLALGQPNRIRILNLLRQDPVLCACEMQNKLNLEQSNLSRHLSTLADAGVLIRWKDGVRTNYKIADPLILDLLDKAEKTLHQDDLQSTG from the coding sequence ATGAATACATATAATGAACATAAAATCGCTGAACTTTTTCTGGCTCTGGGGCAGCCCAACCGGATAAGAATTCTCAACCTCCTTCGCCAGGATCCTGTACTCTGTGCCTGCGAAATGCAGAATAAGCTTAATCTTGAGCAGTCCAATCTTTCCCGTCACCTGAGCACCCTGGCCGATGCCGGAGTTCTCATCCGATGGAAAGACGGAGTCAGAACCAACTATAAAATTGCAGATCCGCTGATTCTGGATCTCCTCGATAAAGCGGAAAAAACACTTCATCAGGACGATCTGCAAAGTACCGGATAA
- a CDS encoding prolyl oligopeptidase family serine peptidase, which produces MMLLVSIVSFAEAAILRVPQDYSKIQLAINAAQPGDTILVSEGTYSENLRIPKKLVLASQYIVDGDTAHISRTIISGAVPSHPDSGSVIHIYGTSDTTTIVKGFTITGGTGTKLGLGTATFKLGGGIYISGGGARISRNIIAGNSLNTNYGTEGGGIALYPQNSAISHWIIEYNIIRNNSVRSTATENYRPWGGGCAIYGGNGVIKNNTVEKNEAYGTYHFGRGGGLHFGGEAGLSSNIRIENNIIKGNTANQIGGGITVWNATTVWNHRYYIYNNIIAKNYAPDGGGGIYTYRRAIIELVNNTIVQNYGSWGSGLLAVTPVSTMSQVYGFNNIFWNHGPFNHDIDGIRWDKLHNNLIRGESSRGKNNIKGDPVFIDTISYRLSPSSPCLGAGTMSANINNVNMTAPPTDLLGNARPRNSFSRPDLGAIEEDDSIGSAPELPRGILHSFSHDGLQRNYVVIPPKFFAGDSGRPVMLHLNCYGCGIDWEMNILELFKYCDTLGFYTVYPEAYDLVWNSGISANSGYPAPSINDVDFILKLIDTLKVKYRIDPNNVFLFGTSNGGFMVQKALAAAGDKFRAVISNVATLTSLMTGGTLASTTAPIMLVNGTSDNQVTYSGGSGFWSIPQTVSWWRNKNKATVLYDSVRINGNSGDGTYTDRMIYNDSTGREMVRYYRITGGGHNYPGGPVIFGSGTVSRDIDIRVEAINFIKRIIVGVDDTPAPLPGTFSLEQNFPNPFNPSTNIRYAIPGSGSQGSAVRISLKVYDILGREVATLVDAEQQPGIYTVKFDAGKYAGGIYICRMAADNTILFTKKMLLVK; this is translated from the coding sequence ATGATGCTTTTAGTTAGCATCGTTTCCTTTGCGGAAGCGGCAATTTTAAGAGTTCCGCAGGATTATTCCAAAATCCAACTTGCCATTAATGCAGCCCAGCCGGGAGATACTATTCTGGTATCAGAAGGAACTTACAGTGAAAATCTCCGGATACCAAAAAAACTGGTGCTCGCCAGTCAGTATATTGTTGACGGCGATACGGCTCATATCTCAAGAACCATTATCAGCGGGGCGGTTCCCTCCCATCCAGATTCAGGTTCGGTAATTCATATATACGGGACCTCCGATACCACGACTATCGTCAAAGGATTTACCATAACCGGAGGGACAGGTACTAAGTTAGGATTAGGTACTGCTACATTTAAATTGGGGGGCGGCATCTACATCTCAGGCGGGGGTGCCAGAATAAGCCGCAATATCATAGCCGGCAATTCATTAAATACCAACTACGGTACTGAAGGGGGAGGAATTGCGCTTTATCCGCAAAACAGTGCTATTAGCCACTGGATCATTGAATATAATATCATTAGGAATAACAGTGTCAGATCAACCGCAACTGAAAATTACCGCCCCTGGGGAGGCGGCTGTGCGATTTACGGCGGCAACGGTGTCATCAAAAATAATACTGTTGAAAAAAATGAGGCATACGGAACGTATCATTTTGGCAGAGGAGGCGGTTTGCATTTCGGGGGAGAAGCAGGTCTTTCCTCTAACATCAGGATAGAGAATAATATTATCAAGGGAAATACTGCAAATCAGATCGGAGGAGGAATCACCGTTTGGAACGCAACAACGGTCTGGAATCACCGCTATTATATCTATAATAATATTATCGCTAAAAACTATGCACCCGATGGAGGCGGAGGAATATATACCTACCGCAGGGCAATCATTGAACTCGTTAATAATACGATTGTGCAGAATTATGGCTCATGGGGTTCGGGTTTGCTCGCTGTTACTCCTGTATCAACCATGTCTCAGGTATACGGTTTTAATAATATTTTCTGGAACCACGGTCCGTTCAATCATGATATAGACGGCATTAGGTGGGACAAATTGCATAATAATCTTATCAGAGGGGAATCATCCCGGGGGAAGAATAATATAAAAGGAGATCCGGTTTTTATTGATACTATTTCATACCGTCTCTCTCCCTCAAGCCCCTGTCTTGGCGCCGGAACAATGTCAGCAAATATCAATAATGTGAACATGACCGCGCCGCCAACAGATCTTCTGGGTAATGCCCGGCCGAGGAATTCATTCAGCAGGCCTGATTTGGGAGCTATTGAAGAGGATGACTCCATTGGATCAGCACCTGAACTGCCAAGAGGAATATTACACAGTTTCAGCCATGACGGCTTACAAAGAAACTATGTTGTTATTCCTCCAAAGTTTTTCGCCGGAGACAGCGGCCGGCCAGTCATGCTGCACCTTAATTGTTACGGCTGCGGTATTGACTGGGAGATGAATATTCTTGAACTTTTTAAGTACTGCGACACACTTGGCTTCTATACCGTATATCCTGAGGCCTATGATCTGGTTTGGAACAGCGGCATAAGTGCAAATTCCGGATACCCGGCTCCCAGTATTAATGATGTTGATTTTATTCTGAAACTTATTGACACTCTTAAAGTAAAGTATCGTATTGATCCCAATAACGTCTTCCTGTTTGGTACTTCTAACGGCGGCTTCATGGTTCAGAAAGCTCTTGCTGCTGCCGGGGACAAGTTCAGGGCAGTAATATCAAACGTTGCCACACTTACGTCACTAATGACCGGAGGTACCCTTGCTTCAACAACCGCGCCCATCATGCTTGTAAACGGAACATCCGACAATCAGGTAACCTATTCAGGAGGCAGCGGATTCTGGAGCATACCGCAAACAGTATCCTGGTGGAGAAATAAGAACAAAGCAACAGTGCTCTATGACTCAGTGCGGATAAACGGCAACAGCGGTGACGGCACATATACTGACAGAATGATATATAATGACTCCACAGGAAGGGAAATGGTACGATATTACAGAATTACCGGCGGCGGGCATAATTACCCCGGCGGCCCTGTAATCTTTGGTTCAGGCACGGTAAGCAGAGATATTGATATCAGGGTTGAGGCAATCAATTTCATTAAACGCATAATCGTTGGTGTGGATGATACCCCCGCTCCCCTACCCGGAACATTTTCACTGGAGCAGAATTTTCCCAATCCTTTCAACCCTTCAACCAATATCCGCTATGCAATACCCGGAAGCGGCAGTCAGGGGTCAGCGGTGCGCATTTCTCTCAAGGTTTATGATATCCTCGGCCGCGAAGTAGCAACACTTGTTGATGCTGAGCAGCAGCCGGGCATCTACACGGTAAAGTTTGACGCTGGAAAATATGCCGGAGGTATATATATCTGCCGCATGGCTGCAGATAATACAATTCTCTTTACGAAGAAGATGCTGCTGGTGAAGTAA
- a CDS encoding T9SS type A sorting domain-containing protein: MRLSFFFRLMLFVSIVSLAEAAIIRVPQDYPKIQIAINSAQPGDTVLVSEGTYYENLTIRKRILLASQFIIDRNESHIANTIINGSQRTHTDSGSVVTFSGDLDTLSGICGFTITQGWGNIRFYPSDNAYGISGGGIDLINVTGLRVSHNIIHHNSTNPRNGVTNNWGGGFSTTGTLLENNIPHYIIFEYNKVYSNFSTMGNTEAGGVEFWSTGRITGNTIVYNESRNIGGGIAIGDRAIVNVSDNYIAFNTVALNTGAGGGLTTMIYNGRSPSITLENNIFYRNSATNGSQIRFSAGNYKLINNTLVHGVGTTSIYTPSGVIHWKYMINNIIWNPAATVEISDLTNHTFAANCLIRGGFTAGTNIINADPLFANPDTLFRLTPQSPAIGKGLLTYTFDVTRLDAPSADYLGMPRCCPSYTKPDLGAIENPLGASCSSAIIRVPQDYAKIQDAVNAAQAGCVVLVSEGLYNENVVISKKITLASLYYTDGDTSHISRTIISGGVPWYPDTASVIVVKPPCDTGTVITGFTLMNGTGTRYFEIRNSRYWRAGGGIMVSAQGVSIIANRIINNKTIGTSIYPRTIGGGICIWPDNPSNNYWILADNEIRNNETAGYLRASSGGGASITGSGLLMHNRFIDNKVTQTADYSSGGGGVEIWTGSVNTANVLLDGNLFSGNHATPNGSAVHIAHNSSVTYNYPTATLQNNIIVKNSSYESTSSRPYYGTVFLHMTTSHLINNTIADNDGNYGVGVSNSPSRVRLMNNILWNTAVGNNQIRFINGSVSSEANANFNCVYGGFSGFGNMTDTPKFAAGDPYYRLEYNSPLLGAGMMQYTVGGAILKAPERDFLGNVRQWPLGYANPDMGANENILTDAQKDQSLPTEFSLMQNYPNPFNPSTNIRYTIPQTGGDGMMIRVILKIYDILGREVATLVDAEQEPGIYTVKFEAGKLSGGVYICRLTAGSKIMLTKKMLMAK, encoded by the coding sequence ATGCGACTTAGTTTCTTTTTTCGCTTGATGCTTTTTGTCAGCATCGTTTCCCTCGCGGAAGCTGCCATCATCAGAGTTCCGCAGGACTATCCAAAAATTCAGATTGCTATTAATTCCGCGCAGCCGGGTGATACCGTGCTGGTTTCGGAGGGCACCTATTATGAAAATCTGACGATCAGGAAACGGATTCTTCTGGCAAGCCAGTTCATTATTGACAGGAATGAATCACACATCGCCAACACCATCATCAACGGCAGCCAAAGAACCCATACTGATTCAGGATCCGTTGTTACCTTCAGCGGCGATCTGGATACTCTTTCAGGCATCTGCGGCTTCACCATAACCCAGGGCTGGGGGAACATAAGATTTTATCCCAGCGACAACGCTTATGGCATCAGCGGCGGCGGCATTGATCTTATTAATGTTACCGGCCTGAGAGTATCTCACAACATTATTCATCATAATTCCACCAATCCACGAAACGGTGTAACCAACAACTGGGGAGGCGGATTCAGTACAACCGGAACCCTGCTTGAAAACAACATTCCTCATTATATCATTTTTGAATACAACAAAGTATATTCAAACTTTTCCACCATGGGCAATACTGAGGCAGGGGGAGTTGAATTCTGGTCGACCGGCAGGATAACCGGAAATACCATTGTTTATAATGAATCACGAAACATAGGCGGGGGTATCGCCATAGGAGACAGGGCAATTGTCAATGTGTCAGATAATTATATTGCTTTCAATACAGTTGCTCTCAATACCGGAGCCGGCGGCGGACTGACAACGATGATTTATAACGGAAGATCTCCTTCCATTACTCTTGAAAATAATATATTTTACCGCAACAGTGCAACAAACGGCTCACAAATTCGCTTTTCAGCAGGCAATTATAAGCTGATTAACAATACTCTGGTTCATGGGGTCGGGACAACTTCAATATATACGCCTTCCGGCGTGATCCACTGGAAATATATGATTAACAACATCATCTGGAATCCTGCAGCAACAGTTGAAATATCAGATTTGACTAACCATACCTTTGCGGCAAATTGTCTGATACGGGGCGGCTTTACCGCCGGAACAAATATCATTAATGCTGACCCGCTCTTCGCCAACCCGGATACCCTTTTCCGCCTCACACCACAAAGTCCCGCTATAGGAAAAGGATTATTAACCTACACATTTGACGTCACCCGCCTTGATGCGCCCTCGGCAGACTACCTTGGCATGCCGAGATGCTGTCCGTCATATACAAAGCCGGATCTTGGCGCCATTGAAAATCCTCTGGGTGCTTCCTGCTCTTCAGCCATTATCCGTGTGCCGCAGGATTATGCAAAAATTCAGGATGCGGTTAATGCAGCCCAGGCGGGATGCGTTGTTCTGGTATCGGAGGGCTTATATAATGAAAATGTGGTTATCAGTAAAAAAATTACTCTTGCAAGTCTCTACTATACAGACGGAGACACATCCCATATATCACGCACTATTATCAGCGGCGGAGTGCCCTGGTATCCGGATACCGCGAGCGTTATTGTGGTAAAACCGCCATGCGATACGGGCACGGTCATAACCGGATTTACTCTCATGAACGGAACCGGAACAAGATACTTTGAAATTAGAAACAGCCGTTACTGGCGGGCCGGGGGAGGAATTATGGTCAGCGCCCAGGGTGTAAGCATTATTGCCAACAGAATTATTAACAATAAAACAATCGGGACCTCTATATATCCCAGAACCATAGGAGGGGGCATCTGCATTTGGCCGGATAACCCGTCAAACAATTACTGGATACTTGCTGACAATGAAATACGCAATAATGAAACCGCTGGATATCTCAGGGCCAGCAGCGGTGGGGGTGCTTCCATCACAGGAAGTGGATTACTTATGCACAACAGGTTTATTGATAACAAAGTAACACAAACAGCGGACTACAGTTCAGGCGGAGGAGGTGTTGAAATCTGGACTGGTTCAGTTAATACAGCAAATGTTCTTCTCGACGGAAATCTTTTTTCCGGTAATCATGCTACCCCAAACGGAAGTGCCGTCCATATTGCGCATAACAGTTCAGTTACTTACAACTATCCCACGGCAACTCTGCAGAATAATATTATCGTGAAGAATTCCTCTTATGAATCAACTTCCTCAAGGCCCTACTATGGTACCGTTTTTTTGCATATGACAACCAGCCACCTGATAAACAACACAATTGCAGATAACGATGGAAATTATGGAGTTGGTGTTTCTAATAGCCCAAGCAGGGTACGGTTAATGAACAATATTCTCTGGAATACCGCTGTTGGTAATAATCAGATTCGGTTCATAAACGGTTCAGTTAGTTCAGAGGCAAACGCAAATTTCAATTGTGTATATGGCGGGTTCAGCGGATTCGGAAATATGACTGATACGCCTAAGTTTGCAGCCGGTGATCCGTACTACCGTCTTGAATATAACAGCCCTCTGCTTGGCGCAGGAATGATGCAATATACCGTTGGGGGCGCCATCCTTAAAGCCCCGGAGCGGGACTTCCTCGGCAACGTAAGGCAATGGCCGTTGGGTTATGCAAATCCTGACATGGGTGCGAACGAAAATATTCTGACAGATGCTCAAAAAGATCAATCGCTGCCAACAGAGTTTTCACTTATGCAGAATTACCCTAATCCCTTCAACCCCTCCACCAATATTCGTTATACCATACCGCAGACAGGCGGAGATGGTATGATGATCAGGGTAATCCTTAAGATTTACGATATCCTCGGGCGCGAAGTGGCAACGCTTGTTGACGCAGAGCAGGAGCCGGGTATCTACACGGTAAAATTTGAAGCCGGAAAACTTTCCGGAGGTGTTTATATCTGCCGACTCACAGCAGGCAGCAAGATTATGCTTACAAAGAAAATGCTGATGGCTAAATAG
- a CDS encoding right-handed parallel beta-helix repeat-containing protein, translating to MRPGFFFRVMLFLCIISLTEAAIIRVPQDYAKIQLAINAAQPGDTVLVAEGTYYENLKITKKILLASQFIIDRNESHITNTIINGSQRTHTDSGSAVTFDGNLDTLSGICGFTVTGGTGNIRFYPDGNFFAISGGGIDLYQVSGLRVSHNIIKNNSSNSRDTINHNWGGGFSTGGSFKQPFFEHFIIFEYNRVYNNTSSLGSGEGGGVDFWSNGRIVGNIITGNAAKNKGAGIHIGDKANVLIAENYISNNTAPEGYGGGISVYRSQERDPEVIITNNIFSGNNAVASHLYVQAGKVTVVNNTFVNGGNHKALIIPSINFAFVYLMNNILWNPLIVNDIQAPANTVFAVNCLIRGGYSGGTNIVNSDPLFITGDTLFRLTSASPAIGAGVLSAALSSYILHAPGNDYLGLPRPNPAYSNPDIGAIEHPLGAPALATTIRVPQDYGTIQAAINAAAEGNTILVSDGIYYENLSINKKITLASQYLIDGDTSHISGTIISGAGLENPDSGSVINIGLGSDTNTVVTGLTITNGTGTKYLAQDGYYYIGGGGINILAGGASIRYNRIINNQVSGTVALPVTAGAGINIDNANGEITGYEISDNLIKENDANGTGANGGGIYLTGSGKIVRNQFVNNSSRWLVITGASVPLGSYSGAIGIYSNLSSTAKVLMDGNFFTGNRSSYGSVLRSYGAENLPPERVPQLTIQNNIMVKNIAFPPNYAATNKDTGLIHLRGTYSYFINNTMADNLGNYAIYIGTLPQKVSLMNNIIWNPTSGSTQIKFRLETSPAVLSADFNCIQWGYEGFGNISADPQFVPDDPYYRLNSSSPALGAGSQQWTVGDQLLTAPERDIFGNVRPWPTNYANPDLGATENSLTNLIEDGTIPAEFTLMQNYPNPFNPSTNIRYALPQTGGDGMMVKVTLKVYDILGREVATLVDAEQEPGIYTVKFEAGKLAGGIYIYQIRSGSGLVITKKMMFIK from the coding sequence ATGCGACCTGGTTTCTTTTTTCGTGTGATGCTTTTCTTATGCATCATTTCCCTTACGGAAGCTGCCATCATCAGAGTTCCGCAGGACTATGCAAAAATTCAGCTTGCCATCAATGCAGCCCAGCCCGGTGATACCGTGCTGGTTGCAGAAGGCACCTACTATGAGAATCTGAAAATTACAAAAAAGATTCTTCTGGCAAGTCAGTTCATTATTGACAGGAATGAATCCCACATCACCAATACCATCATTAACGGCAGCCAGAGGACTCACACCGACTCAGGGTCTGCTGTTACCTTTGACGGAAATCTGGATACTCTTTCAGGCATCTGCGGATTTACGGTGACAGGAGGCACGGGAAACATCCGATTCTATCCTGATGGAAATTTTTTTGCTATCAGCGGCGGAGGGATTGACCTCTACCAGGTATCAGGGCTGCGTGTTTCACACAATATTATCAAAAACAACTCATCTAATTCACGGGATACTATTAACCACAACTGGGGAGGCGGATTCTCAACGGGCGGATCATTTAAACAGCCGTTCTTTGAACATTTCATCATTTTTGAATACAATCGTGTATATAATAACACTTCATCACTTGGCAGTGGTGAAGGGGGCGGTGTTGACTTTTGGAGCAACGGAAGAATCGTTGGAAACATCATCACGGGCAATGCAGCAAAAAACAAGGGGGCGGGCATCCATATAGGTGATAAAGCAAATGTTCTCATAGCTGAAAACTATATATCAAACAACACTGCGCCGGAAGGATACGGCGGGGGTATCTCTGTTTACAGAAGCCAGGAAAGAGATCCGGAAGTAATAATTACAAACAATATTTTCAGCGGGAATAATGCAGTAGCATCTCATCTTTATGTACAGGCAGGCAAAGTAACAGTGGTAAACAATACTTTTGTAAACGGAGGCAATCACAAAGCCCTCATTATTCCAAGCATCAATTTTGCTTTTGTCTATCTGATGAACAACATTTTGTGGAACCCTTTAATAGTAAATGACATTCAGGCACCGGCAAACACCGTATTTGCTGTTAACTGCCTGATACGCGGAGGATATAGCGGGGGAACCAATATTGTTAATTCCGATCCCTTGTTTATCACGGGTGATACACTCTTCCGGCTCACCTCGGCAAGCCCTGCAATTGGAGCTGGGGTATTATCTGCTGCTCTTTCCTCATATATACTGCATGCACCTGGTAATGATTATCTCGGGCTCCCCCGTCCTAACCCCGCTTACTCAAATCCGGATATAGGCGCCATTGAGCATCCTCTCGGTGCACCAGCTTTGGCAACAACAATCCGCGTTCCGCAGGATTACGGCACCATTCAGGCCGCCATCAATGCAGCGGCAGAAGGAAACACCATTCTGGTTTCTGACGGTATATACTATGAAAATCTGAGTATAAATAAAAAAATTACCCTGGCAAGCCAGTATCTTATTGACGGCGATACTTCACACATATCCGGAACAATAATTTCCGGAGCCGGGCTGGAGAATCCTGATTCAGGGAGTGTGATAAATATCGGTCTTGGATCCGATACAAATACAGTCGTCACGGGTCTTACAATAACAAACGGAACCGGAACGAAGTATTTGGCACAGGACGGGTACTACTATATTGGAGGGGGTGGAATAAATATTCTTGCCGGCGGGGCCTCAATTCGTTACAACCGGATAATAAATAACCAGGTCTCCGGGACTGTTGCTTTGCCAGTTACGGCAGGAGCGGGAATAAACATAGATAATGCAAACGGAGAAATTACCGGTTATGAGATATCTGACAATCTGATTAAAGAAAATGATGCAAACGGAACAGGGGCGAACGGCGGAGGCATTTATCTGACCGGCAGCGGAAAGATCGTGAGGAATCAATTTGTTAATAACTCTTCGCGCTGGCTGGTGATAACAGGGGCAAGCGTCCCTTTGGGGAGTTACTCAGGTGCAATTGGCATTTATTCCAACTTATCCAGTACCGCAAAAGTCCTGATGGATGGAAACTTTTTTACCGGTAACAGGAGCAGCTATGGAAGCGTACTGCGTTCCTACGGTGCGGAAAATTTACCTCCAGAGCGGGTCCCGCAGCTGACAATCCAGAATAATATCATGGTTAAAAATATAGCTTTCCCGCCGAATTACGCGGCTACCAATAAAGATACCGGACTAATTCATCTTCGGGGTACATATTCTTATTTTATAAATAATACGATGGCTGATAATCTCGGAAACTATGCCATATATATTGGGACCCTTCCTCAAAAAGTTTCCCTGATGAATAACATTATCTGGAATCCAACGTCAGGCAGCACACAAATTAAATTCAGACTGGAAACAAGTCCGGCTGTTCTTTCTGCTGATTTTAATTGTATTCAATGGGGGTATGAGGGCTTTGGTAATATCTCAGCAGATCCTCAGTTTGTACCTGATGATCCTTATTACAGGCTGAACAGCAGCAGTCCTGCACTGGGCGCGGGATCGCAGCAATGGACAGTGGGGGATCAGCTGCTCACTGCACCTGAGCGTGATATATTCGGTAATGTCCGTCCTTGGCCAACCAATTATGCTAATCCTGATCTTGGTGCTACCGAAAACTCTCTCACTAATCTGATTGAAGACGGAACTATTCCGGCAGAATTCACCCTCATGCAGAATTACCCCAATCCTTTCAACCCCTCCACCAATATACGTTATGCCTTACCGCAGACCGGCGGAGATGGTATGATGGTGAAGGTAACACTGAAGGTTTACGATATCCTCGGCCGTGAAGTGGCAACGCTTGTTGACGCGGAGCAGGAGCCGGGCATCTATACCGTGAAGTTTGAAGCCGGAAAGCTTGCCGGAGGCATTTATATATACCAGATCAGATCAGGCAGCGGCTTGGTTATTACGAAAAAAATGATGTTCATTAAATAA